The stretch of DNA ttattttagtcCTATACATTTTTTTTCATCAATCAAATATATTTATTATGGTAACAATATAATAACACTCAATACTTACTCGATATAagtatatactccctctgtcccggtcatttgttgtccttttccatttttgggtgtctcagtcatttgttgtcctttctattttaagaatgaacttaatagagtaatttgatcattcacactcaatttgttccactcgTCATTTAGCTATTGgctccctcctctttccttgatctttgtgccaaaaccaaagaacaataaatgaccgggacggagggagtattatactaTATATAATATTCAAGAAGAGATTATCTCATACTAAAAAACTAATATTGGAGTTTGTGAGGAATGGATATTAAAAAATaactctttccttggtctttgtgccaaaaccaaagaagaacaaatgaccgagacggagggagtattatactaTATATAATATTCAAGAAGAGATTATCTCATACTAAAAAACTAATATTGGAGTTTGTGAGGAATGGATATTAAAAAATAAGGGGAGAAAAAATCATCTATGGGAATCGAACCCAGGCCTTCTAGCGGGTTGTACATATCAATTACCATCTGCGCCATTCTATAGTAATGCCTACTTAGTGCACTGCAATATATTTTTAATTCATCTAGGGCTATAGCCCTAGTAAAAGGAGGCTAAATCCGCCCCTGCTGTCTTCCAAATTATCACACCAAAAAGGGGCATTGTTTAACCCGTTTTCATCTTTTGTTGAAACGAAATGATAAACTCTAATGCTATTCTCATATAAATTTAGCATGATAGTTTTTCGTGTAGGGAGACCAACGAAGTAAGGGTTCGGTAGTACTGGTCCTTTTTTAGGTATGTCACAATTAAGGATGATAATCGTGTTAATCATTAAAACTGGCTGCCTTACACCCAAATCGAGGAGAGAAAGTTCATATGCGAAACAATAGTTCAATAGGTTTTGTCATACTTTTTAGTTATGTGACTTatacccaaatagaggagagaaaGTTATATTACAATCCCTTGACGGAGTTTGATCCCAACATTGCCGTCTCTTTCAGGTTGTATATCTTGTAAGATACTTCCTCTTATCAAATACTCAACAGTGCTTGCTTAACACGATGCACGTCTAATTAACTCGATACACGCTATCCGTTTATCCAATTAAAATAAACACAAGAGAATAATAACCGTCTGAATTATAAAATTTAGCCAAATTATTCGATTAATATAAACAAGAGAATAATAGCCGTCTGAATTATAAAATTTAGCCAAATTATTCAATTAATTTAGCCATTCCATGagcatttaaaaaaaatatataagtgGAGATCTTGTATCCGAAATcatttactccctccgtcccggtcatttgttgtccttttccatttttgggtgtctcagtcatttgttgtcctttctattttaagaatgaacttgatgagtaatttcatcattctcattcaatttgttccacttgtcatttagttattggtcatctcctctttccttggtctttgtgccaaaatcaaaggacaacaattgaccgggacggagggagtatttaattAAACGACAAATTTTGTTGGATTGAATGGTTCAACAAAAACATTTATATAATTCACCTACATTTTCTTATATGTTTAGACTACATTTAGCAAATAAATAGCACAAAAACAATTCCCTAAGAAAATaaagttgaaaaagaaatgaCTGTTATGGAATCAAAACCAATAGAGTCTAATGTGGTAGAGCTGGAGGGGAGTTTGATAAGGGAACCCGACCCGTTTCCTTACTTAATGTTGGTTGCATTTGAGGCCTCGGGTCTAATACGGTTCGCCCTGCTTCTCCTAGTTTGGCCCATTGTGCGTTTCCTTGGCCTATTGGGTCTGAGAGATGCCGGGTTTAAGCTTGCCGTTTTCATTGCGGTTGTGGGGGTTCGGATATCCGATATTGAGTTTGTGGGTCGGGCCGTGTTGCCCAAGTTTTACATGGATCATATTGATATGGATGGGTGGAGGGTGTTTAGTGGATATGGTAAAAAGGTTGTGGCGAGTAAAACCCCAAGGGTTATGGTCGAGTGGTTTGCTAAGCATCATTTGGGGGCTGACCAGGTTATTGCCAGCGAGCTTGGTGTGAACCGGTTTGGCCGCGCAACCGGCTTGCTTACAAATGTCGATGTTGTTTTAAGTCAGGTTCAGACGTTGGTTTCTGAAAACGAGCTGGTATGTATTCCGTATCAATTTTGTTTTAAAACGCGATGTGCAAACTTATTTATTTCTTTGAACATCCGAATTCacttcttttaaaaaaaaatgtattcGTAAATTAATTAGATTAGAAAAGATTAATGACCCTATTGGCGAAAACCTGCTTTTGATGGAGAAAAAAAAATTCTACATCAGATGTACTACCTCATACTTAATGAGTTTTTGagttttttgtgtattttttttttgagttctataaagtttataaactatattttagttttataacatcaaaaatcaaattttctgagcttatatgtaattttgttgaattataatgtaactttttgagatcaatgtttaagtaaataaactcaaaaactttataatcaaactcaatttttttaaattaaacttcAAAAACTTCATCTTAATGCTAAAAAAAATACATATgatataatccacttactgcttTTGATGTGTAATGAGCATTTTAGAAATTTGATTTTTCGAGGAATTATACTTCTTAGGTACAACAAAAACATTTAATCCTAACAAACTAAAAGTAATGATTACGGAGCCAAAGAAGTCTTATCTACTGGTTAAAATTGATGTATCGTGAGTCGTGATAATAAGTCACGGGTTGGAATCCCCCTTCCCTTGTGCGTAACTTATAGCCATCAATCATATTCACTCAATGTCGATTTAAATTGCATATAAATATAATATTTGGCCATTCATCTATTTAATTTAAAACCGGTTTTTTAAGGATAAATTTAACATTTCATTTTTGTAAAACTCCGTTTTAATTTAGCATAAAGTCATTTGAATAACTTGATAATACTCCTTTCTACTCGAACAATATTGTGATACAGATATAcctgtcttaaatgagaatttgtgatatataATTATTGAGTCTCATGTTTTAAATTGTAGGAGAAACTCCCAGAAGACCTccaaaaacaacaaagccaaAAAAACCAACCACTTCCAGTCATTTTCCACGACGGCCGCCTTGTAATGTTCCCAAAACCCGCCATTGCACTCCTTATACTCGTGTGGTTCCCAATTGGTGTGATTATCGCAATCATCCGCTTTATAATTGCGCTCGCCTTGCCAATATGTGTCTTACCTTATGAAAATCTAATATATGGCATACTTACTAAAGTTAGGGGAGATCCCC from Silene latifolia isolate original U9 population chromosome 10, ASM4854445v1, whole genome shotgun sequence encodes:
- the LOC141607180 gene encoding glycerol-3-phosphate acyltransferase 7-like, whose product is MTVMESKPIESNVVELEGSLIREPDPFPYLMLVAFEASGLIRFALLLLVWPIVRFLGLLGLRDAGFKLAVFIAVVGVRISDIEFVGRAVLPKFYMDHIDMDGWRVFSGYGKKVVASKTPRVMVEWFAKHHLGADQVIASELGVNRFGRATGLLTNVDVVLSQVQTLVSENELVCIPYQFCFKTRCANLFISLNIHPPSLVHLQKQQSQKNQPLPVIFHDGRLVMFPKPAIALLILVWFPIGVIIAIIRFIIALALPICVLPYENLIYGILTKVRGDPPKSLLKSDSSSGVLLVCNHRAFMDPAVIATVLGRKISAVTYSLSRVTEILAPLQTIRLTRDRDVDAKKIEDELKKGDTFICPEGTTCREPFLLRFSALFTELTDRIVPVALNYKPTLFHPTTARGWKGFDPIFFFMNPFCYYEVIFLDQLSVEDTCSGGKSSYDVANDVQRKMAATLGFECTNLTRKDKYMFLKGNDGRV